A window of the Gemmatimonadales bacterium genome harbors these coding sequences:
- a CDS encoding phenylalanine--tRNA ligase subunit alpha: MSDRAADLVAALAGLKAEAEQQIRSAADGDALQRLKTDYLGRKAGRVSAILKALPSLEAEARRTVGQAANDAKAAIEQLLASAEAEHAARAAPPAGDLTMPARPAWRGALHPVTLVATEICEIFHELGFTRAVGPEAETERNNFTALNFPPGHPALDMQPTFYLGTGALLRSHTSPVQIRVMEAYRPPIRVTIPGRCYRRDPFDASHAPVFTQVEGLCVDEGISFVDLKAAITFFARRFFAAGVNVRFRPSFFPFTEPSAEVDVECQLCHGSGCPACKGTGWMEILGCGMVDPAVFENVGVDPERYTGWAFGMGLDRAAMVRYGIPDIRLLFEADMRFHRQFVDSV, translated from the coding sequence GTGAGCGACCGGGCGGCGGACCTCGTCGCCGCGCTCGCCGGCCTCAAGGCCGAAGCGGAGCAGCAGATCCGCTCCGCCGCGGACGGCGACGCGCTGCAGCGGCTCAAGACCGACTACCTGGGCCGCAAGGCGGGCCGCGTGTCCGCCATTCTCAAGGCGCTTCCCTCCCTGGAGGCCGAGGCGCGGCGGACCGTCGGCCAGGCGGCCAACGACGCCAAGGCCGCGATCGAGCAGCTGCTGGCCTCCGCCGAGGCCGAGCACGCGGCCCGGGCCGCCCCGCCGGCCGGCGACCTGACGATGCCGGCGCGGCCGGCCTGGCGCGGCGCCCTCCACCCGGTCACCCTCGTCGCCACCGAGATCTGCGAGATCTTCCACGAGCTCGGGTTCACGCGCGCCGTGGGCCCCGAGGCCGAGACCGAGCGCAACAACTTCACCGCGCTGAACTTCCCGCCCGGGCACCCGGCGCTGGACATGCAGCCCACCTTCTACCTCGGCACGGGCGCGCTCCTGAGGAGCCACACCTCGCCGGTGCAGATCCGCGTGATGGAGGCCTACCGGCCGCCCATCCGGGTCACCATCCCCGGGCGCTGCTACCGGCGCGACCCGTTCGACGCCTCGCACGCGCCGGTGTTCACGCAGGTCGAAGGGCTGTGCGTGGACGAGGGCATCAGCTTCGTCGATCTCAAGGCCGCGATCACGTTCTTCGCGCGCCGGTTCTTCGCGGCCGGCGTGAACGTGCGCTTCCGCCCCTCGTTCTTCCCGTTCACCGAGCCGTCGGCCGAGGTGGACGTGGAGTGCCAGCTGTGCCACGGCTCCGGCTGCCCGGCCTGCAAGGGCACCGGGTGGATGGAGATCCTCGGCTGCGGGATGGTGGACCCCGCGGTGTTCGAGAACGTGGGCGTGGACCCGGAGCGCTACACCGGCTGGGCCTTCGGCATGGGACTCGACCGGGCGGCGATGGTGCGCTACGGCATCCCCGACATCCGGCTGCTGTTCGAGGCCGACATGCGCTTCCACCGCCAGTTCGTGGACTCGGTGTGA
- the rplT gene encoding 50S ribosomal protein L20 has translation MPRVKSNVTRLKRKNKIMKEARGNRGGRSKLWKAAKETVERGWAYAYRDRKQKKRQFRRLWITRINAAARLHDLSYNVFMNGLKKAGVEINRKVLADLAVKDPQAFAKLTELAKTGS, from the coding sequence ATGCCTCGCGTCAAGAGCAACGTCACGCGCCTCAAGCGCAAGAACAAGATCATGAAGGAGGCGCGCGGAAACCGTGGCGGCCGCAGCAAGCTGTGGAAGGCCGCCAAGGAGACCGTCGAGCGCGGGTGGGCCTACGCCTACCGGGACCGCAAGCAGAAGAAGCGGCAGTTCCGGCGCCTGTGGATCACCCGGATCAACGCCGCCGCCCGCCTGCACGACCTGTCGTACAACGTGTTCATGAACGGGCTGAAGAAGGCGGGCGTCGAGATCAACCGGAAGGTCCTCGCGGACCTGGCGGTGAAGGATCCCCAGGCGTTCGCCAAGCTCACGGAGCTGGCCAAGACCGGCTCCTAG
- the rpmI gene encoding 50S ribosomal protein L35, with the protein MKKKTNKAAAKRFRLTGKGRVRRRKAYKSHILTKKSAKRKRHLRKAAVASHADERRLRGLITA; encoded by the coding sequence GTGAAGAAGAAGACGAACAAGGCGGCGGCCAAGCGGTTCCGGCTCACCGGCAAGGGCCGGGTGCGGCGCCGCAAGGCCTACAAGAGCCACATCCTCACGAAGAAGTCGGCCAAGCGGAAGCGGCACCTCCGCAAGGCCGCGGTGGCCTCGCACGCCGACGAGCGGCGTCTGCGCGGCCTCATCACGGCGTAG
- the infC gene encoding translation initiation factor IF-3, with protein MRILEKPTPDSKNRVRINRMIRISPVRVIAPDGAQLGIMAVDEALAAAVARGLDLVEVAPTARPPVCRIMDYGKFKFEQAKAARAAKKKQHSIQLKEIKFRPGIDNHDFEFKCRHAREFLAEGNKVKVTMMFRGRQMAHPELGREVLDRVSELLGDVAKLEQEAKLEGRNMTMLLTPK; from the coding sequence CGAAAAACCAACGCCGGACAGCAAGAACCGAGTACGCATCAATCGCATGATCCGCATCAGTCCCGTCCGGGTGATCGCGCCCGACGGGGCCCAGCTGGGGATCATGGCGGTGGACGAGGCGCTCGCGGCCGCGGTGGCCCGCGGTCTCGACCTCGTCGAGGTAGCTCCGACGGCGCGGCCCCCGGTGTGCCGCATCATGGACTACGGGAAGTTCAAGTTCGAGCAGGCCAAGGCCGCGCGGGCGGCCAAGAAGAAGCAGCACTCGATCCAGCTCAAGGAGATCAAGTTCCGGCCGGGGATCGACAACCACGATTTCGAGTTCAAGTGCCGGCACGCGCGGGAGTTTCTCGCGGAAGGCAACAAGGTGAAGGTGACGATGATGTTCCGGGGCCGGCAGATGGCCCACCCCGAGCTGGGCCGGGAAGTCCTGGACCGCGTCTCCGAGCTGCTGGGGGACGTGGCCAAGCTGGAGCAGGAGGCCAAGCTCGAGGGCCGGAACATGACGATGCTGCTCACGCCGAAATGA